A stretch of the Archangium violaceum genome encodes the following:
- the hemW gene encoding radical SAM family heme chaperone HemW yields MDFAGPIDPLTGTPAARFGLYVHFPYCLAKCPYCDFAVAVVRQVPEERYARAVLAELDARLAAEPSLRERPLESIFLGGGTPSIWHPRWVAHVLEGVAARLKVAPGAEVSLEANPSVADAERFAGYRAAGVNRLSLGVQSFHEETLRALGREHTGQEAVAGFEMARRAGFDVVSMDFIYGVHGQTRAQAEADARQAAALQPEHLSTYALTVEREVLAVATPLSRQLDKGELALPPDEEVVEMAQAIREAYEAHGLRRYEISNHARPGFSSRHNALYWTGGEYLALGVGATGMLLTSGPDERPSGYRYVNLRGSDAYMRVAEEGSLPESSREELGPQELFEERLAMGLRLRSGVDWEAVCARYGENPEPRRAEISRLVQHGLARLEGRRLVLTDAGADVHSAISARLL; encoded by the coding sequence ATGGACTTCGCGGGCCCCATCGACCCTCTCACGGGAACTCCGGCGGCGCGGTTCGGACTGTACGTGCACTTCCCGTACTGCCTGGCCAAATGCCCCTACTGCGACTTCGCGGTGGCGGTGGTGCGCCAGGTGCCGGAGGAGCGCTACGCGCGCGCGGTGCTGGCGGAGCTGGACGCGCGGCTGGCGGCGGAGCCCTCGCTGCGCGAACGGCCCCTGGAGTCCATCTTCCTCGGTGGCGGCACGCCCTCCATCTGGCACCCGCGCTGGGTGGCGCACGTCCTGGAGGGCGTGGCGGCGCGGCTGAAGGTGGCGCCGGGCGCGGAGGTCTCCCTGGAAGCCAACCCGAGCGTCGCGGACGCCGAGCGCTTCGCGGGCTACCGGGCCGCGGGCGTCAACCGGCTGTCGCTGGGCGTGCAGTCCTTCCACGAGGAGACGCTGAGGGCGCTGGGGCGCGAGCACACCGGCCAGGAGGCGGTGGCGGGGTTCGAGATGGCGCGGCGGGCGGGCTTCGACGTGGTGTCCATGGACTTCATCTACGGCGTGCATGGACAGACGCGGGCGCAGGCGGAGGCGGATGCGCGCCAGGCCGCGGCGCTGCAGCCCGAGCACCTGTCCACCTACGCGCTGACGGTGGAGCGGGAGGTGCTGGCGGTGGCCACGCCGCTGTCCCGGCAGCTCGACAAGGGCGAGCTGGCGCTGCCTCCGGACGAGGAGGTGGTGGAGATGGCACAGGCCATTCGCGAGGCCTACGAGGCGCACGGGCTGCGCCGCTATGAGATCTCCAACCACGCGAGGCCGGGGTTCAGCTCACGGCACAACGCGCTCTACTGGACGGGGGGCGAGTACCTCGCGCTGGGAGTGGGGGCCACGGGGATGCTGCTCACGTCCGGGCCGGACGAGCGGCCCTCGGGTTACCGCTACGTGAACCTGCGCGGCTCGGATGCGTACATGCGGGTGGCGGAGGAGGGCAGCCTGCCGGAGTCCAGCCGCGAGGAGCTGGGGCCCCAGGAGCTCTTCGAGGAGCGCCTGGCCATGGGGCTGCGACTTCGCTCCGGGGTGGACTGGGAGGCGGTGTGCGCGCGCTACGGCGAGAACCCGGAGCCGCGCCGCGCGGAGATCTCCCGGCTGGTCCAGCACGGCCTCGCGAGGCTCGAGGGCCGGAGGCTCGTGCTCACCGACGCGGGCGCGGACGTGCACAGCGCCATCAGCGCGCGGCTCCTTTGA
- a CDS encoding metallophosphoesterase, whose translation MSSTLVRPLLVSMLVPLLLAAAPPPATPAPPQLEDTLPDTFSGVARVVAVGDVHGDVEALKEVLRLAGLINEKGRWSGGKTHLVQTGDIPDRGDHTREAFELLMRLEKEARAAGGRVHALLGNHEVLNMLGDLRYATPGELASFADQDPTPDAPGTQPGLNGHRAAYGLQGRYGRWLRAHPAVVRINDTLFVHGGVAPEVPAKTLAELNRWVRQDLFPGNPPGGATDPQGPLWFRGYALGEEESATLALEAVLRRFGAKRMVMGHTTDRDGKIRTRCGGKAVFIDTGLSTGYGHHLAALEIRGGKLTALYKDGRVELGAPSPAASDQVSP comes from the coding sequence ATGTCTTCCACCCTCGTCCGCCCGCTCCTCGTCTCCATGCTCGTTCCGCTGCTCCTGGCGGCAGCGCCTCCTCCAGCCACTCCGGCCCCGCCCCAACTGGAGGACACGCTCCCCGACACCTTCTCCGGCGTGGCGCGCGTGGTGGCGGTGGGAGACGTGCACGGAGACGTGGAGGCGTTGAAGGAGGTGCTGCGGCTGGCCGGCCTCATCAACGAGAAGGGCCGGTGGAGCGGCGGAAAGACCCACCTGGTGCAGACGGGGGACATCCCGGATCGCGGCGACCACACCCGAGAGGCCTTCGAGCTGCTGATGCGGCTGGAGAAGGAGGCGCGCGCGGCGGGAGGCCGGGTGCACGCGCTGCTGGGCAACCACGAGGTGCTGAACATGCTCGGGGACCTGCGCTACGCCACCCCGGGTGAGCTGGCCTCGTTCGCGGACCAGGACCCCACGCCGGATGCACCCGGCACGCAGCCTGGGCTCAACGGGCACCGCGCGGCGTATGGGCTCCAGGGGCGCTATGGCCGCTGGCTGCGCGCCCACCCCGCGGTGGTACGCATCAACGACACCCTCTTCGTGCACGGCGGGGTGGCCCCGGAGGTACCGGCGAAGACCCTGGCCGAGCTCAACCGCTGGGTGAGGCAGGACCTGTTCCCCGGCAATCCTCCGGGAGGTGCGACGGACCCGCAGGGGCCGTTGTGGTTCCGTGGCTACGCACTGGGCGAGGAGGAGAGCGCGACGCTCGCCCTCGAGGCGGTGCTGCGGCGCTTCGGCGCGAAGCGGATGGTGATGGGGCACACCACCGACCGCGATGGGAAGATCCGGACGCGGTGCGGCGGCAAGGCGGTGTTCATCGACACCGGCCTGAGCACCGGTTACGGCCACCACCTCGCCGCGCTGGAGATTCGCGGCGGCAAGCTCACCGCCCTCTACAAGGATGGCCGCGTGGAGCTGGGAGCCCCCTCCCCCGCGGCAAGCGATCAGGTCAGCCCCTGA
- a CDS encoding Ig-like domain-containing protein, translated as MRTPFPPTPAERRGLAALTSAPTLLLALLVLLTAGRAQAQAPTNDADPKLRYWSDQYGNFALIGNTLGQDCRSTTPRPLVGTTPPNEAVYGERSCSQRDTSPDFFWTLDDWTVENTGAATRPYLFLTDGSTPVTPPPDPLKARSQAVLTLPPGARVTYARLYWAATRFNASAGDKVQAPDLTAILSRPGVAGFEKSLTADDYAFQYDGVTEYQYQSTADITNLVKAYGPGAYQVSDVLALPLDTTSGEYLFDAWWMVVFYEEPGANKRHLKLFDSMRVVAGAPGTTVALSGFHVPAYAQDAKLGVIAFEGDDPEPDINDTFEFNGKLLSNDLNPANNFFNSTRSWTTQKSTVRTDTPLGGLDAGTDGVLDTLPVSHRYDRPQLTGTPGSMSGMDLDVVDVTVAAGTKSATVRVNTSGDKFWLGGFVTSITTQAPDFTNTVKSARNLSRADGTVRPGDIIEYTISTINVGDDHSRDTVLIDVLPAQLEYVPESIKVLTVAASDTATPGPRTDAKGDDVAWYDAATRTLTVHLGTGATASKGGSLKGIVIPGDVGESTSISFQVKVKPAIEGKVENQAFIEAGGMLGIDPVRTPSHSPSGSGPTAFEVAIVPVPVISTPANGSYTTDNTPTYSGTALPGTTITVKDSAGRVLCTAAVTSSGTWSCTGSTPLSEGPHTVTAVATDSAGNPSQPATTTFTVDTVAPAPPVITEPPSGAELPVQRPLFIGTAEPNSTVIVSVDGKVIGRVVADASGNWSLQAPEPLLDGPHTVGARAQDAAGNISTATNVPFTIAADPPDTKITAQPPLKTSSTTATFEFTAPPDRYDIGGYDCSLDGRTFVPCTSAKTYTELPEGRHTFAVRARTYNGVVDPTPATYTWLIGVDTDNDGIADSIERATGTDPNDDDSDDDGLLDGNEDANGDGFVDLGETDPRKRDTDGDGIQDGTEKGLRTPQGLGTNGAIFQRDEDPTTTTDPLDRDTDDGGVSDGAEDFNYNGRIDSGESDPNDKADDKLTADSDGDGISDSIEKATGTDPDDDDSDDDGILDGNEDTNHNGIVDPGELDPRTRDSDHDGLQDGTEKGLTMPQGSGTSTSIFEPDTDPATTTNPLDDDSDDDGLLDGNEDANHDGHTGTSETSPNKADTDGDGLQDGTEKGLTSPQGSGTDETVFQSDLDPTTQTNPLDPDTDKGGVSDGSEDLNHNGRIDTSLGETNPLDPKDDVVPADTDNDGLPDSLEMVSGTDPNDDDSDDDGILDGNEDANHDGDVDPGETDPREIDTDGDGLQDGTEKGLSSPEGLGTDLAVFQPDADPSTRTDPLKADTDGGGTSDGSEDTNHNGAVDTGETNPLDPKDDRDTDGDGIADEVEVDAGLDPNDSDSDDDGVIDGEDGLTDTDKDGKIDALDPDSDNDGINDGTERGVTRDTAPAGTNIDSPNFVPDADPSTTTDPKKADTDRDGLKDGDEDKNHDGRLDSDETAADDADTDDGGIPDGEEVWNNTNPRDDTDDFRIVGRGCSTAGGGAPFVWLAALMLAVPMMRSRRSSRRGTAVAGGLLGLLGVLSAPAADAQAPTPSPLSQAIDVQRYKPGPGATDILGVHGARVDEHLGWHLGASLNYASNPLGVLDPRQDDFVYDIVANQVTVDLMGSISLWNRFELGVALPLTYQSSESGAAVTPVFQNGVSGGGVGDLRLVPKAHLLTVGGFDLGLVVPVLLPSAGGNGFRGGAGVSARPQLVGEWGNGNGLRVVANLGANLQPAQQVRNLHTGNELMYAVGAQVPFSEKLALRATLAGAYGLNEPDMEGRPLEFLAALQYRINPGLAAHVGGGPGITRGYGTPGFRVFAGLDWTQPGERASAPATQVDTDGDGVGEGSANIQDTCPNEAEDKDGFEDEDGCPDPDNDKDGILDAQDKCPLQPETVNGFEDADGCPDKEPVDTDKDGLMDHQDKCPTQPEDNDGFQDEDGCPDPDNDKDGVPDWEDQCPMQPEVINGVKDEDGCPDEGESKVRLESKRIVILDKVYFATTKDVILPRSFDLLKQVASVLRANPQIQLLRVEGHTDGQGGSVSNLKLSQRRAANVRAFLIREGIAAERLESVGYGQEKPVDSNKTAAGRENNRRVEFNILKMAGE; from the coding sequence ATGCGAACTCCTTTCCCGCCAACCCCGGCCGAACGCCGTGGCCTCGCGGCGCTGACGTCCGCGCCAACGCTGCTGCTGGCACTCCTGGTGTTGCTGACGGCCGGCCGCGCGCAGGCCCAGGCCCCTACCAATGACGCGGACCCCAAGCTGCGCTACTGGAGCGACCAGTACGGCAACTTCGCGCTCATCGGAAACACGCTCGGGCAGGACTGCCGCAGCACGACACCCCGGCCGCTCGTCGGCACGACGCCGCCCAATGAAGCCGTGTACGGGGAGCGGAGCTGCTCCCAACGCGATACCTCCCCGGACTTCTTCTGGACCCTGGATGACTGGACGGTCGAGAACACCGGAGCCGCCACCAGGCCCTATCTCTTCCTGACCGATGGCAGCACCCCCGTCACGCCTCCCCCTGATCCCCTGAAGGCCCGCTCCCAGGCGGTGCTCACCCTTCCCCCGGGGGCAAGGGTCACGTACGCGCGCCTCTACTGGGCGGCCACCCGCTTCAACGCATCGGCGGGCGACAAGGTCCAGGCGCCGGACCTCACCGCCATCCTGTCCCGGCCTGGCGTGGCCGGCTTCGAGAAGTCCCTCACCGCCGACGACTACGCCTTCCAGTACGACGGGGTCACGGAGTACCAGTACCAGTCCACGGCGGACATCACGAACCTCGTGAAGGCCTACGGTCCGGGTGCCTACCAGGTCAGTGACGTGCTGGCCCTTCCCCTCGACACCACGAGCGGCGAGTACCTCTTCGACGCCTGGTGGATGGTGGTCTTCTACGAGGAGCCGGGCGCGAACAAGCGGCACCTGAAGCTCTTCGACAGCATGCGGGTCGTGGCGGGCGCGCCCGGCACCACCGTCGCCCTCTCCGGCTTCCACGTGCCGGCCTATGCCCAGGACGCCAAGCTGGGCGTCATCGCCTTCGAGGGTGATGATCCCGAGCCGGACATCAACGACACGTTCGAGTTCAACGGCAAGCTGCTCAGCAACGACCTCAACCCCGCGAACAACTTCTTCAACAGCACGCGCTCCTGGACCACCCAGAAGAGCACCGTGCGCACGGACACACCGCTCGGAGGGCTCGACGCGGGCACCGACGGGGTGCTCGACACCCTCCCGGTGAGCCACAGGTACGACCGTCCCCAGCTCACCGGCACGCCCGGAAGCATGTCCGGCATGGACCTGGACGTGGTGGACGTCACGGTGGCCGCGGGCACGAAGTCGGCCACGGTGAGGGTCAACACCAGTGGTGACAAGTTCTGGCTGGGCGGCTTCGTCACCTCCATTACCACCCAGGCCCCGGACTTCACCAACACCGTCAAGTCGGCTCGCAATCTCAGCCGCGCCGATGGCACGGTCCGCCCTGGCGACATCATCGAGTACACCATCTCCACCATCAACGTGGGCGATGACCACTCCCGGGACACGGTCCTCATCGACGTGCTGCCCGCGCAGCTCGAGTACGTCCCGGAGTCCATCAAGGTCCTCACGGTGGCGGCGAGCGACACCGCAACTCCCGGTCCCCGCACCGACGCCAAGGGGGATGACGTCGCATGGTACGACGCCGCCACCCGGACCCTCACCGTCCATCTGGGAACGGGAGCCACGGCCAGCAAGGGCGGCAGCCTGAAGGGCATCGTGATTCCCGGGGATGTGGGCGAGAGCACCAGCATCTCCTTCCAGGTGAAGGTCAAGCCCGCCATCGAGGGCAAGGTGGAGAACCAGGCCTTCATCGAGGCCGGAGGCATGCTGGGCATCGATCCGGTGAGAACGCCCTCGCATAGCCCGAGCGGTAGCGGGCCCACGGCGTTCGAGGTCGCCATCGTCCCGGTGCCCGTCATCAGCACGCCCGCGAATGGCTCCTACACCACGGACAACACGCCCACGTACAGCGGGACGGCCCTGCCGGGAACCACGATCACCGTGAAGGATTCGGCTGGCAGGGTCCTCTGCACCGCCGCCGTCACGTCCTCCGGCACCTGGTCCTGCACGGGGAGTACGCCGCTGAGCGAGGGCCCCCACACCGTCACCGCGGTGGCCACGGACAGCGCGGGCAATCCGAGTCAACCAGCGACCACCACCTTCACGGTGGATACGGTGGCACCCGCTCCGCCCGTCATCACCGAGCCCCCCTCCGGCGCCGAGCTCCCCGTTCAGCGTCCCCTGTTCATCGGTACCGCCGAACCCAACTCCACGGTCATCGTGAGCGTCGACGGCAAGGTCATCGGCCGGGTGGTGGCGGATGCCTCGGGCAACTGGTCGCTCCAGGCCCCGGAACCGCTCCTGGACGGTCCGCACACCGTCGGCGCCAGGGCGCAGGACGCGGCGGGCAACATCAGCACCGCGACCAACGTCCCCTTCACCATCGCGGCGGACCCGCCCGATACGAAGATCACCGCCCAGCCGCCGCTCAAGACCTCGAGCACCACGGCCACCTTCGAGTTCACCGCCCCCCCCGACAGGTACGACATCGGCGGCTATGACTGCAGCCTCGACGGCCGTACCTTCGTGCCGTGCACCAGTGCGAAGACCTACACGGAGCTGCCCGAGGGTCGCCACACCTTCGCCGTGCGCGCCCGGACCTATAACGGCGTCGTGGACCCCACTCCGGCCACCTACACCTGGCTCATCGGTGTCGACACCGACAATGACGGCATCGCCGACAGCATCGAGAGGGCCACCGGCACCGACCCGAACGATGACGACTCCGACGATGACGGCCTCCTGGACGGCAATGAGGACGCCAACGGAGACGGCTTCGTGGATCTGGGTGAGACCGACCCGCGCAAGCGCGACACGGATGGTGATGGCATCCAGGACGGCACCGAGAAGGGCCTGCGCACGCCCCAGGGCCTGGGCACCAACGGGGCCATCTTCCAGCGCGATGAGGACCCCACCACCACGACGGACCCGCTCGACAGGGACACCGATGACGGCGGCGTGTCCGACGGTGCGGAGGACTTCAACTACAACGGCCGCATCGACTCCGGTGAGTCGGATCCCAACGACAAGGCGGACGACAAGCTCACGGCCGACTCGGATGGTGATGGCATTTCCGACAGCATCGAGAAGGCCACCGGCACCGACCCGGACGATGACGACTCCGATGACGACGGCATCCTGGACGGCAACGAGGACACCAATCACAACGGCATCGTGGACCCGGGCGAGCTCGATCCGCGCACGCGTGACTCGGACCACGACGGTCTCCAGGACGGCACCGAGAAGGGTCTGACCATGCCTCAGGGCTCGGGCACCAGCACGTCCATCTTCGAGCCCGATACGGACCCCGCCACCACGACCAATCCGCTCGACGACGACTCGGATGACGACGGCCTCCTGGACGGCAACGAGGACGCCAACCACGACGGACACACCGGCACCAGCGAGACCAGCCCGAACAAGGCCGACACGGATGGCGATGGCCTCCAGGACGGCACCGAGAAGGGCCTGACCTCGCCCCAGGGCTCGGGCACCGACGAGACCGTCTTCCAGTCCGACCTGGACCCGACCACCCAGACGAATCCGCTCGACCCGGACACCGACAAGGGCGGCGTGTCCGATGGTTCGGAGGACCTCAACCACAACGGCCGCATCGACACCAGCCTCGGCGAGACCAATCCACTCGACCCCAAGGACGACGTCGTTCCCGCCGACACGGACAATGACGGCCTCCCCGACAGCCTGGAGATGGTCTCCGGCACCGACCCGAACGATGACGACTCGGACGACGACGGCATCCTGGATGGCAACGAGGACGCCAACCACGACGGCGATGTGGACCCGGGCGAGACGGATCCGCGCGAGATCGACACGGACGGCGACGGCCTCCAGGACGGCACCGAGAAGGGGCTCTCCTCTCCCGAGGGCCTGGGCACCGACCTGGCCGTCTTCCAGCCCGACGCGGACCCCTCCACGAGAACGGATCCGCTCAAGGCGGACACCGATGGCGGTGGCACGAGCGATGGCTCGGAGGACACCAACCACAACGGCGCCGTGGACACGGGCGAGACGAATCCGCTCGACCCCAAGGACGACAGGGACACGGATGGTGACGGCATCGCCGACGAGGTCGAGGTGGATGCCGGCCTCGATCCGAACGACTCGGATAGCGATGACGACGGCGTCATCGATGGCGAGGACGGCCTCACCGACACGGACAAGGATGGCAAAATCGACGCGCTCGACCCGGACAGCGATAACGACGGCATCAACGACGGCACCGAGCGCGGTGTGACGCGAGACACCGCTCCCGCGGGCACCAACATCGACTCGCCCAACTTCGTGCCGGACGCGGACCCGTCCACCACAACCGACCCGAAGAAGGCCGACACCGACAGGGACGGCCTGAAGGACGGTGACGAGGACAAGAACCACGACGGCCGCCTCGACTCGGACGAGACCGCCGCGGACGACGCGGACACCGACGACGGCGGAATCCCGGACGGTGAAGAGGTGTGGAACAACACCAACCCACGGGACGACACGGACGACTTCCGCATCGTCGGCCGTGGCTGCAGCACCGCGGGTGGTGGCGCTCCGTTCGTGTGGCTGGCGGCGCTGATGCTCGCCGTGCCGATGATGCGCTCGCGGCGCTCCTCGCGCCGTGGCACCGCGGTGGCCGGTGGGCTGCTGGGGCTCCTGGGTGTGCTGTCCGCTCCGGCGGCGGACGCCCAGGCTCCCACCCCGTCCCCGCTGTCCCAGGCCATCGACGTGCAGCGCTACAAGCCCGGCCCGGGAGCCACGGACATCCTCGGCGTGCACGGCGCCCGGGTGGACGAGCACCTCGGCTGGCACCTGGGAGCCTCGCTCAACTACGCGAGCAATCCCCTCGGCGTCCTCGACCCGCGCCAGGATGACTTCGTCTACGACATCGTCGCCAACCAGGTGACGGTGGACCTGATGGGCTCCATCTCGCTGTGGAACCGGTTCGAGCTGGGCGTGGCGCTGCCCCTCACGTACCAGTCCTCCGAGAGCGGCGCCGCCGTCACGCCCGTCTTCCAGAACGGGGTGAGCGGCGGAGGCGTGGGCGACCTGCGGCTGGTGCCCAAGGCGCACCTGCTAACGGTGGGCGGGTTCGACCTGGGTCTGGTCGTCCCCGTCCTGCTGCCCTCCGCGGGGGGCAATGGTTTCCGCGGCGGCGCGGGCGTGAGCGCGCGGCCCCAGCTCGTGGGCGAGTGGGGCAACGGCAACGGCCTGCGAGTGGTGGCCAACCTGGGCGCCAACCTCCAGCCCGCGCAGCAGGTGCGCAACCTGCACACGGGTAACGAGCTGATGTACGCGGTGGGTGCCCAGGTGCCCTTCTCCGAGAAGCTCGCGCTCCGCGCCACCCTCGCGGGCGCGTACGGGCTGAACGAGCCGGACATGGAGGGGCGTCCGCTGGAGTTCCTCGCGGCGCTGCAGTACCGCATCAATCCGGGGCTGGCGGCGCATGTGGGCGGTGGCCCGGGCATCACCCGTGGCTACGGCACCCCGGGCTTCCGCGTCTTCGCCGGCCTCGACTGGACCCAGCCCGGTGAGCGTGCATCCGCTCCCGCCACCCAGGTCGACACGGATGGGGACGGCGTCGGAGAGGGCTCCGCGAACATCCAGGACACGTGCCCCAACGAGGCCGAGGACAAGGATGGCTTCGAGGACGAGGACGGCTGCCCGGATCCGGACAACGACAAGGACGGCATCCTGGACGCCCAGGACAAGTGCCCCCTGCAGCCCGAAACGGTGAACGGCTTCGAGGACGCCGACGGCTGCCCGGACAAGGAGCCGGTGGACACGGACAAGGACGGGCTGATGGACCACCAGGACAAGTGCCCGACCCAGCCCGAGGACAACGACGGCTTCCAGGACGAGGACGGTTGCCCGGATCCGGACAACGACAAGGACGGCGTGCCGGACTGGGAGGACCAGTGCCCCATGCAGCCCGAGGTCATCAACGGAGTGAAGGACGAGGACGGCTGCCCTGACGAGGGCGAGTCCAAGGTGCGCCTGGAGTCCAAGCGCATCGTCATCCTGGACAAGGTCTACTTCGCCACCACCAAGGACGTCATCCTGCCCAGGTCCTTCGACCTGCTGAAGCAGGTGGCGTCGGTGCTGCGCGCCAACCCGCAGATTCAACTGCTGCGCGTGGAGGGCCATACGGACGGCCAGGGCGGCTCCGTCAGCAACCTGAAGCTGTCGCAGCGCCGCGCGGCCAACGTGCGCGCCTTCCTCATCCGCGAGGGCATCGCCGCGGAGCGTCTCGAGTCGGTGGGCTACGGGCAGGAGAAGCCCGTGGACAGCAACAAGACGGCGGCCGGCCGTGAGAACAACCGCCGCGTGGAGTTCAACATCCTGAAGATGGCCGGAGAGTAG
- a CDS encoding tetratricopeptide repeat protein — MNTSWLLWLVLSALTGSPVLSALAVLGFLWVADRYTVGILPSPFRALGRWQRASKLQRMLQTNPHDRRARYELADLWVGRGKYAAAVEVLKPNLEAGDDDAATLFLLGVAYLGAGDAARGELLLEEASKHEPGYQMGAIDLERGRFRLARGDLKGAIEALERLRAARPGTVEGRVLLARALDRSGRDGEGALMREEAWKEYVIAPGFQRRRERLWAWRARPSRPIAYGAALVVVLALGFSLVSRLSVPDPSPDGYGYYGDPGMASDSE, encoded by the coding sequence ATGAACACCAGTTGGCTCCTGTGGCTGGTCCTCTCCGCGTTGACCGGCAGCCCGGTGCTATCGGCCCTGGCCGTGTTGGGTTTCCTCTGGGTGGCGGACCGCTACACCGTGGGTATCCTCCCGAGCCCCTTCCGGGCACTGGGGCGGTGGCAGCGCGCCTCGAAGCTGCAGCGGATGCTGCAGACCAACCCGCATGACCGCAGGGCGCGCTACGAGCTGGCGGACCTGTGGGTGGGGCGGGGGAAGTACGCGGCGGCGGTGGAGGTGCTCAAGCCCAACCTGGAGGCGGGGGACGACGACGCGGCGACGCTGTTCCTGCTCGGGGTGGCGTACCTGGGCGCGGGGGACGCGGCCCGGGGCGAGCTGTTGCTGGAGGAGGCGTCGAAGCACGAGCCGGGCTACCAGATGGGGGCCATCGACCTGGAGCGTGGGCGCTTCCGGCTGGCGCGTGGGGACCTGAAGGGCGCCATCGAGGCCCTGGAGCGCCTGCGGGCGGCCCGGCCCGGGACGGTGGAGGGGCGGGTGCTGCTGGCGCGGGCGCTCGACCGGAGTGGCCGGGACGGGGAGGGGGCGTTGATGCGCGAGGAGGCCTGGAAGGAGTACGTGATCGCGCCCGGCTTCCAGCGTCGGCGTGAGCGGCTGTGGGCGTGGCGTGCGCGTCCCAGCCGCCCCATCGCCTACGGGGCGGCGCTGGTGGTGGTCCTGGCGCTCGGCTTCTCGCTCGTGAGCCGGTTGTCGGTCCCCGACCCTTCGCCGGACGGGTACGGGTACTACGGCGATCCAGGCATGGCGTCCGACAGCGAGTGA
- a CDS encoding DUF4388 domain-containing protein, with product MFPTPAQVLRQREGALAETPFPLLLHALAVEERTCTLELKVRQREKRITFEDGAPVACSSNLLHETLGKFLVEKGKLSEVDYQKALAESVQTEVPIGGLLVQKGLISPFDLYKQMQANMAMKLLDCFRWTDARFRLIADIEPPDTSVRMNTAQLILTGIASVMPFDEVATHFTFTDDRRFAQVPGVEGPRLSSKDARLFQALRFRPTFPELMARSGLDTDATLRRLYAFCLLGLADFAEEVDKRPQPAPSAMAHTPAPMPGPALTPLPGTLETVDPATLVPAGPSGVPFSDDDEAVKNALLSAFMSHRSQDPFDLLGVPENVQPVALRKAFLALADKFSPLRFQTADLKEKAEALLVGYARAYGALSETEQAALWRKRRAAAREKKVGTGRPSTEEQFRIRTDLLDARTQYDEAMRRLKAENYAAAFEYFEYACDIDPKPVYRAYRAWARYLMKPESHGKLALQELLDVVKQEPGCEEAWFFTGEVSRGEGQWAQAEDAYRKAFKLNPKNRQYVDLIQDTMKRVKR from the coding sequence ATGTTTCCCACCCCCGCCCAGGTCCTCAGGCAGCGCGAGGGGGCGCTCGCCGAGACTCCGTTCCCACTTCTCCTGCACGCGCTGGCCGTCGAGGAGCGCACGTGCACGCTGGAGTTGAAGGTGCGCCAGCGCGAGAAGCGCATCACCTTCGAGGACGGCGCGCCCGTGGCGTGCTCGAGCAACCTGCTGCACGAGACGCTGGGCAAGTTCCTGGTGGAGAAGGGCAAGCTGTCCGAGGTGGACTACCAGAAGGCGCTCGCCGAGAGCGTGCAGACGGAGGTGCCCATCGGCGGCCTGCTGGTGCAGAAGGGGCTCATCAGCCCGTTCGACCTGTACAAGCAGATGCAGGCCAACATGGCGATGAAGCTCCTGGACTGCTTCCGCTGGACGGACGCGCGCTTCCGGCTCATCGCCGACATCGAGCCGCCGGACACCAGCGTGCGGATGAACACGGCGCAGCTCATCCTCACGGGCATCGCCAGCGTGATGCCCTTCGACGAGGTGGCCACGCACTTCACCTTCACGGATGACCGGCGTTTCGCGCAGGTGCCGGGCGTGGAGGGGCCTCGGCTGTCCTCGAAGGACGCGCGGCTGTTCCAGGCGCTGCGCTTCCGGCCCACCTTCCCGGAGCTGATGGCGCGCTCGGGCCTGGACACCGACGCCACGCTGCGCCGGCTCTACGCCTTCTGCCTGCTGGGGCTGGCGGACTTCGCGGAGGAGGTGGACAAGCGGCCGCAGCCGGCGCCCTCGGCGATGGCCCACACTCCGGCCCCGATGCCCGGCCCCGCGCTGACGCCACTGCCGGGGACGCTCGAGACGGTGGACCCCGCGACGCTCGTGCCGGCGGGGCCCTCGGGCGTGCCGTTCTCCGACGACGACGAGGCGGTGAAGAACGCGCTGTTGAGCGCCTTCATGTCGCACCGGAGCCAGGATCCGTTCGATCTGCTGGGTGTGCCGGAGAACGTGCAGCCGGTGGCGCTGCGCAAGGCGTTCCTGGCGCTGGCGGACAAGTTCTCTCCGCTGCGCTTCCAGACGGCGGACCTGAAGGAGAAGGCGGAGGCGCTGCTGGTGGGGTACGCGAGGGCGTACGGCGCTCTGTCCGAGACGGAGCAGGCGGCGTTGTGGCGCAAGCGGCGGGCGGCGGCGCGGGAGAAGAAGGTGGGGACGGGACGGCCGTCGACGGAGGAGCAGTTCCGCATCCGGACGGATCTGCTGGACGCGCGCACGCAGTACGACGAGGCGATGAGGCGGCTGAAGGCGGAGAACTACGCGGCCGCGTTCGAGTACTTCGAGTACGCGTGCGACATCGATCCGAAGCCGGTGTACCGGGCGTACCGGGCCTGGGCTCGCTACCTGATGAAGCCGGAGTCACACGGGAAGCTGGCGCTGCAGGAGCTGCTGGACGTGGTGAAGCAGGAGCCCGGGTGCGAGGAGGCGTGGTTCTTCACGGGTGAGGTGTCGCGCGGCGAGGGGCAGTGGGCCCAGGCCGAGGACGCCTACCGGAAGGCCTTCAAGCTGAACCCGAAGAACCGGCAGTACGTGGACCTCATCCAGGACACGATGAAGCGCGTGAAGCGCTGA